A stretch of DNA from Oncorhynchus keta strain PuntledgeMale-10-30-2019 chromosome 17, Oket_V2, whole genome shotgun sequence:
AATCCTTTAACGGGTTTTTACAATTTTATTTATGATAAATATAGTTATTTAGTTCTAAAGATTCACTCTTTCATTCAAAGAGTCAGAGAACAGATATATTGGAAATCAATGCAAAGAAATGCTGAAATGTGCTAAATAAGGATTGGAAATTGTAAGAGTGGATTATTTGCATTGAGTAAATCAGTAAGTCAAATTATGCATTGTATCTAAATAAACAGTATGTGAAAATATGAATATGAACGTTTGACATGAATTGTATGTACAAAATCACAACATAACATACCAGATATTACAGTGTCAGGGACATTAATTTCATTAGCATTCTGCCAACATATCAAACACTCTTAATCCCTCTTGCacgctctcactcactcacacactcacacacacattcacatactgTACGCTTCAAAACTAGTGACAATATCCCCATCCCACCCCTCCCCCAGAAGTGTGAATGTTGAGAATGCATATCATTTTCAATCACAAAAGTCAGCTGGAGGTAAGCTACTGCTTTACTGTGATCATGGGCCAGGTCCAAAGCAGTTTCTACATGGTTCTGATATTATAGCTCTTATTCTTTCACTTTGTGAGTTGACCCATTTAAATGGCACCAAACATGTGCATTCCAAAGTTAAAGCGTTTATTTCAGTAATCCCTTTATTGCTCTTCAACACTCAAGGTCAGTTAAAGAGTCAATCCTTTGAAGAACCAGGTTAAGGGGATCggtgtactgtactgttcctTTGAAGAACCAGGTTAAGGGGATCGGTCTACTGTACTAATCCTTTAAAGAACCAGGTTAAGGGGAtcagtgtactgtactgttcctttgcacctcagtacctccaggctctgatcaggtcctacacccaaacaagggcactgcgttcatccacctctggcctgctctcctccctaccactgaggaagtacagttcccgctcagcccagtcaaaactgttcgctgctctggccccccaatggtggaacaaactccctcacgacgccaggacagcggagtcaatcaccaccttccggagacacctgaaaccccacctctttaaggaatacctaggataggataagtaatccttctcacccccccccccctttaagatttagatgcactattgtaaagtgactattctactggatgtcataaggtgaatgcaccaatttgtaagtcgctctggataagagcgtctgctaaatgacttaaatgtaatgtaaatgtaagaaccAGGTTAAGGGGATCGGTCTACTGTACTATTCCTTTGAAGAACCAGGTTAAGGGGATCGGTCTACTGTACTATTCCTTTGAAGAACCAGGTTAAGGGGATCGGTGTACTGTACTATTCCTTTAAAGAACCAGGTTAAGGGGATCAGTCTACTGTACTAGTCCTTTAAAGAACCAGGTTAAGGGGATCGGTGTACTGTACTATTCCTTTAAAGAACCAGGTTAAGGGGATCGGTCTACTGTACTATTCCTTTAAAGAACCAGGTTAAGGGGATCGGTCTACTGTACTATTCCTTTAAAGAACCAGGTTAAGGAGATAGGTCTACTGTACTATTCCTTTAAAGAACCAGGTTAAGGGGATCGGTCTACTGTACTATTCCTTTAAAGAACCAGGTTAAGGGGATCGGTGTACTGTACTATTCCTTTAAAGAACCAGGTTAAGGGGATCGGTCTACTGTACTATTCCTTTAAAGAACCAGGTTAAGGGGATCGGTCTACTGTACTATTCCTTTAAAGAACCAGGTTAAGGGGATCGGTCTACTGTACTATTCCTTTAAAGAACCAGGTTAAGGGGATCGGTGTACTGTACTATTCCTTTAAAGAACCAGGTTAAGGGGATCGGTGTACTGTACTATTCCTTTAAAGAACCAGGTTAAGGGGATCGGTGTACTGTACTATTCCTTTAAAGAACCAGGTTAAGGGGATCGGTGTACTGTACTATTCCTTTAAAGAGCCAGGTTAAGGGGATCGGTGTACTGTACTATTCCTTTAAAGAACCAGGTTAAGGGGATCGGTCTACTGTACTATTCCTTTAAAGAACCAGGTTAAGGGGATCGGTGTACTGTACTATTCCTTTAAAGAACCAGGTTAAGGGGATCGGTGTACTGTACTATTCCTTTAAAGAACCAGGTTAAGGGGATCGGTGTACTGTACTATTCCTTTAAAGAACCAGGTTAAGGGGATCGGTGTACTGTACTATTCCTTTAAAGAACCAGGTTAAGGGGATCGGTGTACTGTACTATTCCTTTAAAGAACCAGGTTAAGGGGAtcggtctactgtactgttcagaGTTAAGCATGTGAACATGTTCATTTACAATGAACAGATTACAGGGTTTGAACAAAGTTCAACAAAAATGAACTGAACTACTAAAACCTGGCAGTTTTCAAAAGGCAAGAAAACATTTGGCAAAAAAAGTGCACAAAAACATATTCCCAGTGAAGAGGCAAGAGTAGTGTTGTCTTTGCTCAGTGTTCGGAAGACTGTAATGCGTAGTTTAAGGACATAATACTGCCATAATAGAAACAAGTAGAGCATGCTATACGACCAACAGTAACAAGATCCAATTACTGTTCAACAAAAACAATTTCAATGACCAAGACTTATACATCCCAGATGTACAATGCAGTTGGTGCACTTCACTACACTTGCATCTGCATCAAGCTATTAGAGCTCTGCTTACGGCCACGGCTTTGTATCCAGCACCATTGTTTCAACCACTTCATAAGTCTCTTCTTTTGAAAAAGACTCTACTGGATGTGAGAGAAAACTGTCCCATTTCCTTAGTGCTGGAAGTTTTCTTAAAGGTACTGTACCTCCTCCACTCACTTAAACCATTTCAGCATAAAGCTGGAGAATGGGGAGTATCTTACTACTACTGATGGTTATTGAGAAATTCACAGTAATGTTATATAAATATCCCCTAGGGTGACCTATTCCCTAGATTTGAACTCATCTCCCTGTTTGTCTCTCCTTCTTGGATGAAGACTTTTCAGGCACAATCTCTGTAACATTTTGTTCAAGGCCATGCTGGTCGTCCTTGCTTCAACCCAACTAAATACAGCAATGGGTGACAGGAAAACATAAAAAAGCTGAACGTTGGCGTGAAAGGAAAAAGGGAAGCTGCTTTGATATGTATTCCCTTTGGACGTTGCTACCTCATACCACAACTTTGATACTCTCCTCCGCCTTGGGTTTGGCTGTGGACTGGTTGTCTTCTGTCTCCCTAGTCTTTCTAGGCACCTTTGGGCTGGAGGTGGCCTTTCTGGTTGTCAAGGGGCTGTTCAGTCCTTTTCTCTGCAGCTGGGGGCTGGATGAGCCCAACTTCCTGTTGTGCTGAGGGCTGGACGAGCCTAACTTCCTGCCGAGCAAGGGGCTCCGGGAGCCTTTGATCTTGGGGGGCTGCTGCAGGGTGTCCATGGGCTTCAGAGTTCTCAGGCTGAGGAGCCCACAGTAGTAGTTACACTGATGCTGGGTCAGGAACTGCTCAAACACCTTAGGATAACCATCATCTGTAAGGCCTTGATACCTGCAATGCAGAAGTAATTTCATAACTAAGAGTTGGATAAAATGATGTGGACCAACTGGTAAAACATTAACACAGTACAGACCTACTTCAAATACTAGCATCAATAGGTATTTCCATATGACAACCTAAAtatattattctgatatttcgcTATACAAACCCCTTTGATTTTGTGACGATTCTAACTTTAGTGATCTTCGGTCCAACACCTGAAAGAAACAAAGTACATGGATCATATTGTTATTTGAACTGACTTTGTTCATCTTTTTGGGAATGACCCTGTCTGCTAATCTTTCTTACCCTCCAGCCCAGTGACCAGTAAGTTGCCGTTTGTCCATTGGTGGATCCAATGCTGGAAGGAGCAGCATTTCATTTCCACCTCTGAGGTGGCTCTGGTGATCAGCCTGCCTTTGGCATCCATCATACAGTACTTAAGGAAGATGCCCTTCAGGTCAGCCTCCACAGTGGCGTAAGGGACAGAGTTGGCAGGGCGGTACACCAGATAGAGAGGGCTCACTCTGTGTAAAGATGCAGAAAAACAAAGGTGTTAGCACGTGCAGGGAAAGAATTACATAATCATATTCAGCTGTTTTTTGTCCTCAATTTACTCATACTATTGTGTATTGATAAAAAGAACATGTTTTAATTATCAAAATATACATTGCAGTCATTATATTACTTACTCCAGTGAAAAGCCAAAGTTTTCAATCACCCTCGCCTCAGCTGCAAAGATTTTGCAATACTCTCGAACTGTGTTTTGGATTTTGcactcctggtgagacaaaatgTGAAGATATGCCATATGCGTTTTCTCTACACTGAGGCTCTTCAATTCAATTGTTACACCAATCAACGGCGGTTATGCATTGGTATGAACCCTGGACTCAGTCTCTGACTTAGTACCCGAAAGCTATTATTCGATAACACCACAAGACCAGGGTCATATGCATTaaggcacaccgtagcaaaatgttttgcaacagaaaactaaagttcaggtagtcccttccctccctgtttcagtccattttcttctgtttggtgcctaataaATACGACCCAGTAGAGATGCAATCCATATGTTGCAATACCAAACTACAGCTGACCATTTCTGTACATTTTTTCAAGCTTAACACAGAAATGCAGATTCGGAGCAATTACATAACTCTATAGTAGAGCTGTTCTTGTGAtgaaatgtactgtacatacatgtACAATAAGACTCACTTGCTTAGTAATTTCCATGTTTTTCTCTGCAAGGTTGCTCTCCTGTTTGGTCCCATAGGCGATGGGGCTTTGTAATTTAATGATACAGGTGGTTCCGGACTCAAACACAGGGTCTAGGCCATAGATAACCTTCACCCTGCAGGCCTTATGTGCACAGCCCTCTCCCAGGTGGGCCTCCTGTGTCATGATGCGCCCAAATAACTTCTCCCCCCAGTAGCCCGGGTCTGCTAGGCCTTTGGTGAATAGCATTGGAGTCATTTCCATCTCTTCTCCAACTGTAAAGAACACCATATGAATGTCAGAAGCTCTCCACAGGAGTAGTAACACTGTTAGAATAATTGCTATAAGGTATCCAACAAACCTACTAAAAACCTCTCAGTGCCTGTGAGGCTTACCTTCTAAATCCTCCCGCAGGAAGTACTCTGAAAGTACTGCAGAAGAAGAGAAAACAATCACAAATGGAAAAAATAGTTGAAATAATATTTCAAAATTATGTTCAGTTGACATCACTTACGGTCTACGCTGAGAAGGAAGTCAGTGGAATCTGTCCCAAATTCGTTCTTGATTGAGCAGCCATACACTCCACAATCTCGACTGGATGTCTGGACGATAGCCAGCGCCACTTGGCTTTCATCTCCTCCACTGGGAAATAAAGGAAAATAAACAGGTTGACATGACACAAGGCATACGCTCACGGCATATTCAATATCGTATTCACCTCCACAAGAGGTCActgtgagactgagagagacagtagtgcTGCGTGCCGTGCTTGGCGAGGGGAGATTTTGCTGACCCAGCAGCCAATAGAACAGATCTAGACTTTAATGTCCCATGGTGATTGCGAAATAGAGTGTCTCAGTTTACAGTGGCTGTGTCTGGCCTTGCGTCACAGTAAGGCTCAGAGCTGGGTGGACTCCCTGGTCACATGAGCTGGATACCTCTCCGAGTGAGAATGAAAGAATGCCATGACTGTGTGATGGCCACGCTGGTATAATTAAAGGCTGTTCATCTTCACAACATTAGTCCTTCAAATATAGCATATGGCTCAGATTAACCAGTCTATTGGGCTATTAATTCATGTTTACAGAATGACTTTACAAAGCAACTGTTTTCAGAGGGCTGGTGTCTAACACTGTAACTACATAATGGCTTTGATCAGGTTGAGTATAAATGATATTTCACCACTAGATTGTATTGCAAGCAGATACTGTAAACTCTGGGATGGGAGATTGCCTAGAGATTTACCTTCTTTTCACCTCTACTATCTCTTCCTCGTCCCTGTACCACTTGATGGTGGAGTCACTGAGCACGTTGAAGAACTGGCACCAGAGCTTCAAGTGTCCTGAGGCATCTGGGAAAGGCTCTCCCCTGATCTTACGGATAACCTGAGGAgctggtgggagagggaggggggacaaCAAGGTAAAGATATACTGTACATGATACTCTCTAATGTTTTCACTTCCTCCTGTGGAAGCTTCCTGATCAGCCCACCCTGATAGGAGACACGTGTCTACTGTACAGTCCCTGAGTTAGCAACACCAAGAGATGAGCAAAACAACAATATTGTGTTAATGTAAAACAACTAACTAATTTAAAATCAAACTCAATCTCCTACTTGTCCTATTTTATTGTTTTACCTTTGAATGGGTTCTGCTTCTCCTTCTCAGGAGGTTTGACCTCAGTCTTGGGGCTCTCTGGCTCCTCAGTGCTGATCTCTTCCACAACTTTGGGCACCTCCAGGGTGGCCTTCCTACGGCTCAAAAGAGGGGACCGTCTCTCCAGCGGTGGGGTCTGTAATCCTGCTGGGGCCTGCAGGAATGCTGCCCTGCGAGCCTGACTGGGTGACATATATGGAGCCTCCTTCTTGACCTGGGTGTCCAGCGGACTACCACCCACACCCAGTGCCACCACTACCCcaaccccttctccctccctggggATGAAGATCTTGCGGCGAGCTCCAGAGGCCAGCTCTTCGGGCGTGGCAGAGCGGATTAGGGTCAGACTGTCCCTTCTTTTCAGCCTGGGGCTGCTCTCACAGGACAGGGAGGACGTTGGGGTGTCTCCAACACTCTGCTCCGATACTGCCTTCTCACTGTTAAGAGGGTCATCCACAGTAATGGCAGGGGGAGTCCTTGACGTGAGCCTGCGGAGACTGCTGGGACTCCTGGGGGGTGTTGGGGGTTTGACAGCAAGCCTTTCAATAGGGTTTCTTTCTCTTGGTTCATCGCCAATGATGTAAGACTCTATCCTTGACTCTTTGAGTGGTTTTACTTTTTCAGTTTCAGTAAAACTGATGTCCCCAGCTTTTTGCATTGTTGTTACTTCTGTTAGCATTAAGGCTTTATATGACACAGATGGGATGTTGTCTATCATACTCTGTTCCTTTGTTTCTATAGTCTGTTTCTGTGGCTCACTATGGGTTTTGTCAGACTCATAGGAAGTAACATTTTCAAAATCACTCTTGACCCCCCTGAGCATATCCGCCAATGATTCTGATTCTTTATTCTCATTTTTAGGAAGCTCCTTGCTTTCAGAAATAGGAGGGACCACACGCAGAGGCACACTGGGTGCTTCCTTTGGCTTTCCTCTATCTAAGACGTGGGGCTTGACATGTGAATATTCATGATCTATTTTCCTGAGTTTACTGTCATCAGTATAGGAAACATTTATTGCAGGAATTAACGTCTTTGTGAGCCACTCATTCTTTATGTTAGTTGACTGCTCTGCCGTAGGTGTTTTTGCCTCTTCAACTGGTTGTGGAACTTCCTGCAATTTCTCTGTTGGTCGGATGATTTCATCATTCCACATACTTTCTTGAGTGGGTGTCACATCTATAACCACTGGGGTAAAAGCTGAGCTGTTTTCTGCTATCATTATGCCTGACACATCATTTGCAACATCCTTTTGGAAAATGTCTGTCTCTGATGAAGGTTCATTGGGTGTAATAGGTATCGATGGCTGTGTAGGCTCTTTGACTTCTGCTTCCATAATCTCTATATTTGGTATAATCATTTGCTCTTCTTTTATCTGTTGTTCTGGCACAATTATTTTGATTTCTGGGATTCTAAGAGCAGAATCTACCATTCTAATCGGTGGTACATTTCCAAAGTATCCACCCAGATGAGTGGAATTAGCCTCTGGGCTGGTAACTGATGCTGACACTGGTGGCACAGGGGACACAATGACAGCGCCTTTCACAGGCTGGGTCTCTGAGTGGATCTGAGATTCACCCAGCACTTCCACCTTTATTTCAGTCACCTTTTCTTCTGTTTCAACATGTCTCTCAATAGTGCGGGTCGGCACTTCGTTTCTCTCTAAGTTCACATCCTTTTGCTCAGACATTTTCTGCATAATAGGTGCCACCTGTTCTTGTATCTTCAGGTTGCCAAATGAACTGTCCACAAAACTTTTCTCCAAAGCAGGAGTATATTCCACTTTTAAGGCACATTCAAGACTTTCCTCCAAAGCTAAGGTAGAATTCTCTTTTATGTTGAGATATTGGTCCCCCCCTGCCACAGGAGGGCATTCCTCTGGTGTATTTTGACCATCATTCTCTGAACTCTCTGGGAGCAAACTTTTGAAATGAATCTCCTTGATAtgtatcttctctctcctctcctctaaaacACTCACATTTAAAGTGGGACATGGTTGATTCTCTGCTTTGACATcacctttctctcctttctcctcaaAAGCACAAGAACATTTATTTTGTGTCTCATAGACACTTCCAATGCCCTTCTCATCCACATGCATTACcttctctttctcactttctGTGGTTACTGTCATCAGGCCGAGGTTGACTGTGGGTGAGACATTATTGTTAGGAGCACTCCCGCTTTCACCCACACTAGTGCGGTTTGACATATGGGAACTTGCTCCACTGCTGGGGTCTGGGCTCCATGGAGTGTCAGATGGACCCTGTTTGTGTAAATCTTCAGTTTTGGCATCATGTCTTGTCACCTGATCAGTCCTGGAAGAAAACACTTGGATGTTTGGCTCATGTGGGGCTGAGACAATCACATGGGGGACAGGGTCTGCCTGGGTCTGGTCCACAGTTGCCTTGAGGCAAAAACAAACACAGCTGTTTAGTACTACAAAACATCAACACACTCAAATGGTATTTGGAAATCCCTGAACAACACAGTGGCGACCCGTcgttcagggcaggtggggcagggCCCCCTCTGTTTTGAGCCCAACCTGTTTAgctaaaaaaaaggaaaaaaacattttgttgttGGATTTTGTTTGTTGCCTGTTTTACATGTTAATTTGGCaataatacatgtcacatatcagtttgcaacaatgtaaaaaatgtataattgagttaataaagccacatacaaacatggtctcttttttgctttcttgagaaAGGCCGCTCCAAAATGCTGGTGTTTCAGCCTACAGTAGCTCAgttctttctgtggtggtggggcagccagcagaaaatacgaaGCATAGGGGTTGATAATGTCCTCTAGTTATagcgtgattggctcagtgttctgtcactcatggggacactccATCACCGCAAAATTTACAGGGAGAgcttgaaaattcaagccccttgggtgctgccattgAGTTACATTAGAAGAGCCCATCCAAGaatgctcaaggtcattggccacagataaaattaagtcaaatcacgttatatctaccgttGCTTttattggactgatcatgtcaacatcatactttcaaaatcttagctaacaaactagcagtcatcatcatgaatcaagtcgacaatctactggcaaatccttttcaatccttatCATATGACGAGAAATAATGAAGAGCAATAACATATAAAACGTATCCGTGCTCGTGGACATGAACATTACACAATAAGTTGGAAATGGCAAATTTAACAATGAGTGGTTgaaaagcaatcactagcctgcgaGTCAGTGGAGtcggtgtgtggtccaagtctgggtttaagggtgtCTTTTCCGAGAGTAAAAGAATAAACATTCAAcactgtcaatccagcatgacttctgccgtgttcaaaacaactggaaaatcGTAACTGAGATATCCCAGACTTCAGttagttcaagacaactgggaactcattAAAAAAattagctccgactgggaaaatattttttgaacagtcatccaactctaAATTGCA
This window harbors:
- the alpk3a gene encoding alpha-protein kinase 3, with amino-acid sequence MTSRRPMTRSYSGNGRSGGSHNEEEVSSSNGRLESCNYLSNVRPGNRSTLFGVMAQLTEDTQPVFETTLKSKAVSENCNVKLTCVVTGNPAPELTWYRDDMELDRYCGLPKYEIGRNGKTHTLQIYNCTVDDAAIYQASARNSKGIVSCSGVLEVGTMSEFKIHQRFFGKLKEKAENKKRELEESRRRGNENVQKDPQEQKPLQNSPIAPQRKRRIPSALSSPPNGEENTVSQGAVAVEPNGASAEVSEPAPVTTTENGSKTPNNDFDNVEIATTKPPTTEIFAKKKMKISNGIDSGVVSCNSSHTGPGTSENAYDGGISLAQFLSETLHSQTAEEKKFPARVEETVAMEAMDTTTTDPKTNSEKQKEREEKGRERAERGRAERERMLGEEQEREKMSIERAREAEQLQRTTGHNNTASEVRMEAKTHVHKEGDPQDYHHIQETLSNVLHSVKYFFFGKSKKDHASSDHHVKGQEKDRGHPVAPTQPYPSPPHPQEPDGHPEVYKNPTEETVPMAVVAPKTNVPHKQLASFERLNPAEHKHGFTVSHSEEPPPAPRRAPESVPDSLEHVEQKEVCPEVMISSSTETVPTSGPPALSEATVDQTQADPVPHVIVSAPHEPNIQVFSSRTDQVTRHDAKTEDLHKQGPSDTPWSPDPSSGASSHMSNRTSVGESGSAPNNNVSPTVNLGLMTVTTESEKEKVMHVDEKGIGSVYETQNKCSCAFEEKGEKGDVKAENQPCPTLNVSVLEERREKIHIKEIHFKSLLPESSENDGQNTPEECPPVAGGDQYLNIKENSTLALEESLECALKVEYTPALEKSFVDSSFGNLKIQEQVAPIMQKMSEQKDVNLERNEVPTRTIERHVETEEKVTEIKVEVLGESQIHSETQPVKGAVIVSPVPPVSASVTSPEANSTHLGGYFGNVPPIRMVDSALRIPEIKIIVPEQQIKEEQMIIPNIEIMEAEVKEPTQPSIPITPNEPSSETDIFQKDVANDVSGIMIAENSSAFTPVVIDVTPTQESMWNDEIIRPTEKLQEVPQPVEEAKTPTAEQSTNIKNEWLTKTLIPAINVSYTDDSKLRKIDHEYSHVKPHVLDRGKPKEAPSVPLRVVPPISESKELPKNENKESESLADMLRGVKSDFENVTSYESDKTHSEPQKQTIETKEQSMIDNIPSVSYKALMLTEVTTMQKAGDISFTETEKVKPLKESRIESYIIGDEPRERNPIERLAVKPPTPPRSPSSLRRLTSRTPPAITVDDPLNSEKAVSEQSVGDTPTSSLSCESSPRLKRRDSLTLIRSATPEELASGARRKIFIPREGEGVGVVVALGVGGSPLDTQVKKEAPYMSPSQARRAAFLQAPAGLQTPPLERRSPLLSRRKATLEVPKVVEEISTEEPESPKTEVKPPEKEKQNPFKAPQVIRKIRGEPFPDASGHLKLWCQFFNVLSDSTIKWYRDEEEIVEVKRSGGDESQVALAIVQTSSRDCGVYGCSIKNEFGTDSTDFLLSVDLLSEYFLREDLEVGEEMEMTPMLFTKGLADPGYWGEKLFGRIMTQEAHLGEGCAHKACRVKVIYGLDPVFESGTTCIIKLQSPIAYGTKQESNLAEKNMEITKQECKIQNTVREYCKIFAAEARVIENFGFSLEVSPLYLVYRPANSVPYATVEADLKGIFLKYCMMDAKGRLITRATSEVEMKCCSFQHWIHQWTNGNLLVTGLEGVGPKITKVRIVTKSKGYQGLTDDGYPKVFEQFLTQHQCNYYCGLLSLRTLKPMDTLQQPPKIKGSRSPLLGRKLGSSSPQHNRKLGSSSPQLQRKGLNSPLTTRKATSSPKVPRKTRETEDNQSTAKPKAEESIKVVV